The Streptomyces cynarae genome contains a region encoding:
- a CDS encoding MFS transporter, translating into MSVPAPPDDAAAPPGQPRKAATAAWIGSALEYYDFFIYGSAAALIFPKVFFDASDPATATLLSLATFGVAYAARPLGALFLGHYGDRVGRKKIMVFTLVLMGLSTFLIGCLPTRAEVGTLAPVLLVLCRVLQGISAAGEQASASSMSLEHAPPHRRGFFTSFTLSGTQGGQLIATLVFLPVAALPERQLLSWGWRLPFWLSVAVAVVGYVIRRRLAETPAFARQAGAEGPARLPLAVLLREHWADVLRVIAGALIASVSTIFTVWALAYATSDAVGVSRSSMLWVGALANLVALAAIPLWAALSDRIGRRPVYLIGAVGSAVTMFLYLWAISSGSYPLILLTGIVAFGVVYSAANGVWPSFYGEMFSTRVRMSGMAIGTQIGFAVAGFAVTFAAEIAGPDGTDWSSVALFTAALCVPPVVAALTARETHKVPTERLGERPAGEAASRETVTA; encoded by the coding sequence GTGTCCGTCCCCGCCCCGCCCGACGACGCCGCCGCCCCGCCCGGCCAGCCGAGGAAGGCCGCGACGGCCGCCTGGATCGGCAGCGCCCTGGAGTACTACGACTTCTTCATCTACGGCAGCGCGGCCGCGCTGATCTTCCCGAAGGTCTTCTTCGACGCCTCCGACCCGGCCACCGCGACCCTGCTGTCGCTGGCCACCTTCGGTGTCGCGTACGCGGCCCGTCCCCTCGGCGCGCTGTTCCTCGGCCACTACGGCGACCGGGTCGGCCGTAAGAAGATCATGGTGTTCACGCTGGTCCTGATGGGCCTGTCGACGTTCCTCATCGGCTGTCTGCCCACCCGCGCCGAGGTCGGCACCCTGGCCCCCGTCCTGCTGGTGCTGTGCCGCGTCCTCCAGGGGATCTCGGCGGCCGGCGAACAGGCGAGCGCCAGTTCCATGAGCCTGGAGCACGCGCCCCCGCACCGGCGCGGGTTCTTCACCAGCTTCACGCTCAGCGGCACCCAGGGCGGCCAGCTCATCGCCACGCTCGTCTTCCTGCCGGTCGCCGCGCTCCCGGAGAGGCAGTTGCTGTCCTGGGGCTGGCGCCTCCCGTTCTGGCTGAGCGTCGCCGTGGCCGTCGTCGGCTATGTCATCCGCCGCAGGCTCGCGGAGACACCGGCCTTCGCCCGGCAGGCCGGCGCCGAGGGGCCTGCCCGGCTGCCGCTGGCGGTGCTGCTGCGCGAGCACTGGGCGGACGTACTGCGGGTGATCGCGGGCGCCCTCATCGCCTCGGTGAGCACCATCTTCACGGTCTGGGCGCTGGCGTACGCGACGAGCGACGCGGTGGGCGTGTCCCGCTCCTCCATGCTGTGGGTGGGCGCGCTCGCCAATCTCGTCGCCCTTGCCGCGATCCCGCTGTGGGCGGCACTGTCCGACCGCATCGGCCGCCGCCCGGTGTACCTCATCGGTGCCGTGGGCAGCGCGGTGACGATGTTCCTCTACCTGTGGGCGATCTCCAGCGGCTCCTACCCGCTGATCCTGCTGACCGGGATCGTCGCCTTCGGTGTCGTCTACAGCGCCGCGAACGGCGTGTGGCCCTCCTTCTACGGTGAGATGTTCTCCACCCGGGTCCGGATGTCGGGCATGGCGATCGGCACACAGATCGGCTTCGCGGTCGCCGGGTTCGCGGTGACGTTCGCCGCCGAGATCGCCGGGCCGGACGGCACCGACTGGTCCTCGGTGGCCCTGTTCACCGCGGCCCTGTGCGTCCCGCCGGTCGTGGCCGCGCTCACCGCCCGCGAGACGCACAAGGTGCCGACGGAACGGCTCGGCGAGCGCCCGGCGGGCGAGGCAGCGAGCCGGGAGACGGTCACGGCCTGA
- a CDS encoding TetR/AcrR family transcriptional regulator: MTSVDEPARPNGRIRDAARTRAEILDVATQEFARAGYDGARVDEIAARTRTTKRMIYYYFGGKEQLFTAVLERAYGVIRQAEQELDVEHLDPVAAIRRLAEVTFDHHEQHPDFIRLVSIENIHGAEHIAASEELGTIGSPALEVTGRILAAGRKSGLFTADVDAVDLHALISSFCFFRVANRHTFGALFGRDLVAADQREHYRRMLGDMVIAYLTADRTED, encoded by the coding sequence ATGACCAGCGTCGACGAACCGGCACGACCGAACGGCCGCATCCGCGACGCCGCCCGCACGAGGGCCGAGATCCTCGACGTGGCCACCCAGGAGTTCGCCCGCGCCGGGTACGACGGGGCGCGCGTCGACGAGATCGCCGCCCGCACCCGTACCACCAAGCGGATGATCTACTACTACTTCGGCGGCAAGGAGCAGCTGTTCACGGCCGTCCTGGAGCGGGCCTACGGGGTGATCCGCCAGGCCGAGCAGGAGCTGGACGTCGAGCACCTGGACCCGGTCGCGGCCATCCGCCGGCTCGCCGAGGTCACCTTCGACCACCACGAGCAGCACCCCGACTTCATCCGCCTGGTCAGCATCGAGAACATCCACGGCGCCGAGCACATCGCCGCCTCCGAGGAGTTGGGGACGATCGGCTCGCCGGCCCTGGAGGTGACCGGCCGCATCCTCGCGGCGGGCCGGAAGTCCGGGCTGTTCACGGCCGACGTCGACGCCGTCGACCTGCACGCCCTGATCAGCTCGTTCTGCTTCTTCCGGGTCGCCAACCGGCACACCTTCGGCGCCCTGTTCGGCCGGGACCTGGTCGCCGCCGACCAGCGCGAACACTACCGCCGGATGCTCGGGGACATGGTGATCGCGTATCTGACGGCGGACCGCACGGAGGACTGA
- a CDS encoding shikimate dehydrogenase: MPKDSYLVGLIGSGIGPSLSPALHEREADRQGLRYLYRLIDLDRLGAGPAAVGELVGAARDLGFDGLNITHPCKQLVIPNLDALAPQAEALGAVNTVVFEDGRAVGHNTDITGFAASFARGLRDASLDRVVQLGAGGAGAAVAHALLTLGAGHVTVVDALPERAADLAASLGRHFGAERAAGAGLDALPVALTGADGLVHATPTGMAAHPGLPLPARLLHPGLWVAEVVYRPLETELLRTARALGCATLDGGGMAVFQAADAFRLFTGREPDSTRMLTDITELAGATAARQ, translated from the coding sequence GTGCCCAAGGACTCGTATCTCGTCGGTCTCATCGGTTCGGGCATCGGTCCCTCGCTCAGCCCCGCCCTGCACGAGAGGGAGGCCGACCGGCAGGGCCTGCGCTACCTGTACCGACTGATCGACCTCGACCGTCTCGGAGCCGGTCCGGCAGCCGTGGGCGAGCTCGTCGGGGCCGCCCGAGACCTGGGCTTCGACGGGCTCAACATCACCCATCCGTGCAAGCAGCTGGTCATCCCGAACCTCGACGCGCTCGCCCCGCAGGCCGAGGCACTCGGCGCCGTGAACACCGTCGTCTTCGAGGACGGTCGGGCCGTCGGCCACAACACGGACATCACCGGCTTCGCCGCGTCCTTCGCCCGAGGGCTGCGCGACGCCTCACTGGACCGCGTGGTGCAGCTCGGCGCGGGCGGCGCGGGCGCGGCCGTCGCGCACGCCCTGCTGACGCTCGGCGCCGGTCACGTCACCGTCGTCGACGCCCTGCCCGAGCGCGCCGCCGACCTCGCCGCCTCCCTGGGCCGGCACTTCGGCGCCGAGCGCGCGGCCGGAGCCGGCCTCGACGCGCTGCCGGTGGCCCTGACGGGCGCCGACGGCCTCGTGCACGCGACGCCCACCGGCATGGCCGCCCACCCCGGGCTGCCGCTCCCGGCCCGGCTGCTCCACCCCGGGCTGTGGGTCGCCGAGGTGGTCTACCGCCCGCTGGAGACCGAACTGCTGCGCACCGCCCGCGCGCTCGGCTGCGCCACGCTCGACGGCGGCGGCATGGCCGTCTTCCAGGCGGCCGACGCGTTCCGCCTGTTCACCGGGCGGGAACCGGACAGCACGCGCATGCTCACGGACATCACCGAACTGGCCGGGGCCACGGCCGCCCGTCAGTAG
- a CDS encoding bifunctional sugar phosphate isomerase/epimerase/4-hydroxyphenylpyruvate dioxygenase family protein translates to MRTSIATVSIGGSLTEKLTAAARAGFDGIEIFENDLLASPLSPEEIRARCADLGLSIDLYQPMRDIEAVQAEEFERNLRRARHKFQLMNRLGADTVLVCSSVCPHAEDDDALAAWHLRRLADLAQEFGIRVAYEALAWGRHVSTYDHAWRVVEAADHPALGVCLDSFHILARGSDPKGIEDIPGEKIFFLQLADAPLMAMDVLQWSRHYRCFPGQGGFDLAGLLTHVVRAGYTGPLSLEVFNDVFRQAEAAPTAVDARRSLLVLQEATGLAAPPPPVVPTGVAFAELVTPDVDPVSAVLGALGFARTARHRTKPVDLWEQGAARVLVNTGPAARRDGTALAAIGLESPDPEGAARRAEALLAPVLPRRRAPQDAPLEAVSAPDGTELFFCAAGRSRLPDWREDFEDVPHEAPASGIDRVDHLALTQPWHQFDEAALFHRSVLGLAAQESVDVADPYGLHRSRAVTNADGSVRIALSIGPAPNDDGARAQHIALATEDVVTAARRFRQAGGRLLEVPANYYDDLAAQYDLTDGELETYRDLGILYDRDADGAFLHCYTHTVGRVFFELVQRDGGYRGYGARNAPVRLAAQHASRPVR, encoded by the coding sequence GTGCGTACCTCCATCGCCACCGTCTCGATCGGCGGATCCCTCACCGAGAAGCTCACCGCCGCGGCCCGCGCCGGGTTCGACGGGATCGAGATCTTCGAGAACGACCTGCTCGCCAGCCCGCTGAGCCCCGAGGAGATCCGGGCCCGCTGCGCCGACCTCGGCCTGAGCATCGACCTCTACCAGCCCATGCGGGACATCGAGGCCGTGCAGGCCGAGGAGTTCGAGCGCAATCTGCGCCGGGCCCGCCACAAGTTCCAGCTCATGAACCGGCTCGGCGCGGACACGGTCCTGGTCTGCTCCAGCGTCTGTCCGCACGCCGAGGACGACGACGCTCTCGCCGCCTGGCATCTGCGCCGACTCGCCGATCTCGCCCAGGAGTTCGGGATCCGAGTCGCCTACGAGGCACTGGCCTGGGGCCGGCACGTGAGCACATACGACCACGCGTGGCGCGTCGTCGAGGCCGCGGACCACCCGGCGCTCGGCGTCTGCCTGGACAGCTTCCACATCCTCGCCCGGGGCAGTGACCCGAAGGGCATCGAGGACATCCCCGGCGAGAAGATCTTCTTCCTGCAACTGGCGGACGCCCCGCTGATGGCGATGGACGTCCTGCAGTGGAGCCGCCACTACCGCTGCTTCCCCGGCCAGGGGGGCTTCGACCTCGCCGGGCTCCTCACCCATGTGGTGCGCGCCGGCTACACCGGCCCGCTGTCCCTGGAGGTCTTCAACGACGTCTTCCGCCAGGCCGAGGCCGCCCCCACCGCCGTGGACGCCCGCCGTTCGCTGCTCGTCCTCCAGGAGGCGACCGGACTCGCGGCCCCGCCCCCGCCCGTGGTGCCGACCGGTGTCGCCTTCGCGGAACTCGTCACCCCGGACGTCGACCCGGTCTCCGCGGTCCTCGGCGCGCTAGGGTTCGCCCGCACGGCCCGGCACCGGACGAAACCCGTCGACCTGTGGGAGCAGGGCGCCGCCCGCGTCCTCGTCAACACCGGCCCGGCCGCACGCCGTGACGGCACCGCCCTCGCCGCCATCGGCCTGGAGTCCCCGGACCCGGAAGGAGCCGCCCGGCGCGCCGAAGCACTGCTCGCCCCGGTCCTGCCACGCCGCCGCGCCCCGCAGGACGCGCCGCTGGAGGCGGTGTCCGCGCCCGACGGCACGGAGCTGTTCTTCTGCGCCGCCGGACGATCCCGACTCCCCGACTGGCGTGAGGACTTCGAGGACGTCCCGCACGAGGCCCCGGCCTCCGGCATCGACCGCGTCGACCATCTCGCCCTCACCCAGCCCTGGCACCAGTTCGACGAGGCGGCCCTCTTCCACCGCAGCGTGCTCGGGCTGGCCGCCCAGGAAAGCGTCGACGTCGCCGACCCCTACGGACTGCACCGCAGCCGCGCGGTCACCAACGCCGACGGCAGCGTGCGCATCGCCCTGAGCATCGGGCCCGCCCCGAACGACGACGGCGCCCGAGCCCAGCACATCGCGCTCGCCACCGAAGACGTGGTCACGGCGGCCCGCCGCTTCCGCCAGGCGGGCGGCCGGCTCCTCGAGGTGCCCGCCAACTACTACGACGACCTGGCGGCCCAGTACGACTTGACCGACGGCGAGCTGGAGACGTACCGCGACCTCGGCATCCTCTACGACCGCGACGCGGACGGCGCCTTCCTGCACTGCTACACGCACACCGTAGGCCGCGTCTTCTTCGAACTGGTCCAACGGGACGGCGGCTACCGGGGGTACGGCGCCAGGAACGCACCGGTTCGGCTGGCGGCGCAGCACGCGAGCCGGCCGGTGCGTTGA
- a CDS encoding histidine phosphatase family protein, with product MGDLLLVRHGETEWSVSGQHTSFTDLPLTQRGEEQAKSLAPLLAGRTFARILTSPLGRAIRTAELAGLSGAVPDPDLHEWDYGGYEGITTVEIHRTRPDWYLWTDGVPQGPPGHPGESPDEVGARADRVLARIAPDLAEGDVILVAHAHFLRVLTARHLGLSAAEGRLFQLATGTLSRLSTEHGRPVIAEWNTTGASATPGPF from the coding sequence GTGGGCGACCTCCTGCTGGTCCGCCACGGCGAAACCGAGTGGAGCGTCTCGGGGCAGCACACCAGCTTCACCGACCTCCCGCTCACCCAGCGGGGCGAGGAACAGGCCAAGTCCCTCGCCCCGCTGCTCGCCGGACGCACCTTCGCGCGCATCCTCACCAGCCCCCTCGGCCGCGCGATACGCACGGCCGAACTCGCCGGACTCTCCGGCGCCGTCCCCGACCCGGACCTGCACGAATGGGACTACGGCGGCTACGAGGGCATCACCACCGTCGAGATCCACCGCACCCGCCCCGACTGGTACCTGTGGACCGACGGCGTCCCCCAGGGCCCGCCCGGTCACCCCGGTGAGTCGCCGGACGAGGTCGGGGCACGTGCGGACCGGGTACTGGCCCGCATCGCGCCCGACCTCGCCGAGGGCGACGTGATCCTCGTGGCCCACGCCCACTTCCTGCGCGTCCTCACCGCGCGGCACCTCGGCCTCTCGGCGGCCGAGGGGCGGCTGTTCCAACTCGCCACGGGCACGCTCAGCCGGCTCTCCACCGAGCACGGCCGGCCCGTGATCGCGGAGTGGAACACGACCGGGGCGTCCGCGACCCCAGGTCCGTTCTAG
- the gnd gene encoding phosphogluconate dehydrogenase (NAD(+)-dependent, decarboxylating) gives MQLGLIGLGKMGGNMRERIRRAGHTVVGYDRNPEVSDVKSLGELVEKLEAPRVIWVMVPAGAATQSVIDELAALLSPGDIVVDGGNSRWTDDEKHATELGIKGIGFIDAGVSGGVWGLENGYALMVGGDKEHVDRLQPIFDALKPEGPYGYVHAGRVGAGHFSKMVHNGIEYAMMQAYAEGWELLEKIKSVDNVREVFRSWQEGTVIRSWLLDLAVNALDEDEHLDKLRGYAEDSGEGRWTVEAAIDNAVPLPAITASLFARFASRQDDSPQMKMIAALRNQFGGHAVESAKE, from the coding sequence ATGCAGCTCGGACTCATCGGTCTCGGCAAGATGGGCGGCAACATGCGCGAGCGGATCCGCCGCGCCGGCCACACCGTCGTCGGCTACGACCGCAACCCCGAGGTCTCCGACGTCAAGAGCCTGGGCGAGCTCGTCGAGAAGCTCGAGGCCCCGCGCGTGATCTGGGTGATGGTCCCGGCCGGCGCCGCCACCCAGTCCGTCATCGACGAACTCGCCGCCCTGCTCTCCCCCGGCGACATCGTGGTGGACGGCGGCAACTCCCGCTGGACGGACGACGAGAAGCACGCCACCGAACTCGGCATCAAGGGCATCGGCTTCATCGACGCGGGCGTCTCCGGCGGTGTGTGGGGCCTGGAGAACGGCTACGCGCTGATGGTCGGGGGCGACAAGGAGCACGTCGACCGGCTCCAGCCGATCTTCGACGCGCTCAAGCCGGAGGGGCCGTACGGCTACGTCCACGCGGGCAGGGTCGGCGCCGGCCACTTCTCGAAGATGGTCCACAACGGCATCGAGTACGCCATGATGCAGGCCTACGCCGAGGGCTGGGAGCTGCTGGAGAAGATCAAGTCCGTGGACAACGTCCGCGAGGTCTTCCGCTCCTGGCAGGAGGGCACCGTCATCCGCTCCTGGCTGCTCGACCTCGCGGTCAACGCCCTGGACGAGGACGAGCACCTGGACAAGCTGCGCGGCTACGCCGAGGACTCCGGCGAGGGCCGCTGGACCGTCGAGGCCGCCATCGACAACGCCGTCCCGCTCCCGGCGATCACGGCGTCCCTGTTCGCCCGGTTCGCCTCGCGGCAGGACGACTCCCCCCAGATGAAGATGATCGCGGCGCTGCGCAACCAGTTCGGCGGCCACGCGGTCGAGTCCGCGAAGGAGTAA
- the pgi gene encoding glucose-6-phosphate isomerase — protein MSDSPRLTRRPEWAELEDHRAQWHAHLRDLFDQDPGRAERYVVRVGDLRIDYSKHLITDETLALLQELATATDVFGLRDAMFRGEKINTTERRAVLHTALRAPRDAVIEVDGENVVPKVHAVLDKMTDFADRVRSGEWTGHTGKRIKNVVNIGIGGSDLGPAMAYEALRAYTAREMTFRFVSNVDGADLHEAVRDLDPAETLFIVASKTFTTIETITNATSARSWLLAAFEDDEKAVAKHFVALSTNAGKVTEFGIDPDNMFEFWDWVGGRYSYDSAIGLSLMIAIGPERFREMLDGFRIVDEHFRNAPAEANAPLLLGLLGVWYGNFFDAQSHAVLPYSHYLSKFTAYLQQLDMESNGKSVDRDGHPVQWQTGPVVWGTPGTNGQHAYYQLIHQGTKLIPADLIGFANPVAELSDELKAQHDLLMANLFAQGQALAFGKTEEEVRAEGVPEEQVPHRTFKGNHPTTTILATEPTPSVLGQLIALYEHKVFVQGAIWNIDSFDQWGVELGKVLAKRVEPALTRGADVPGLDPSTAALVAAYRTLKNAQEEVN, from the coding sequence ATGTCTGACAGCCCGAGGCTCACCCGGCGGCCCGAGTGGGCCGAACTGGAGGACCACCGTGCCCAGTGGCACGCGCACCTGCGGGACCTGTTCGACCAGGACCCCGGGCGTGCGGAACGCTACGTCGTGCGCGTCGGTGATCTGCGCATCGACTACTCCAAGCACCTGATCACCGACGAGACCCTGGCGCTGCTCCAGGAACTGGCCACCGCCACCGACGTGTTCGGGCTGCGCGACGCCATGTTCCGCGGCGAGAAGATCAACACCACGGAGCGCCGGGCCGTGCTGCACACCGCGCTGCGCGCTCCGCGTGACGCGGTGATCGAGGTCGACGGCGAGAACGTGGTGCCCAAGGTGCACGCGGTGCTCGACAAGATGACCGACTTCGCCGACCGGGTCCGCTCCGGCGAGTGGACAGGTCACACCGGCAAGCGCATCAAGAACGTCGTCAACATCGGCATCGGCGGTTCCGATCTGGGCCCCGCGATGGCGTACGAGGCGCTGCGCGCCTACACCGCGCGGGAGATGACGTTCCGGTTCGTGTCGAACGTGGACGGTGCCGACCTGCACGAGGCTGTGCGGGACCTGGACCCGGCGGAGACGCTGTTCATCGTCGCGTCGAAGACGTTCACCACGATCGAGACGATCACGAACGCGACCTCGGCCCGGTCCTGGCTGCTCGCGGCGTTCGAGGACGACGAAAAGGCGGTCGCCAAGCACTTCGTCGCCCTGTCGACGAACGCCGGGAAGGTCACCGAGTTCGGTATCGACCCTGACAACATGTTCGAGTTCTGGGACTGGGTCGGCGGCCGCTACTCGTACGACTCGGCCATCGGACTGTCGCTGATGATCGCGATCGGTCCCGAGCGGTTCCGGGAGATGCTGGACGGTTTCCGCATCGTCGACGAGCACTTCCGCAACGCGCCGGCTGAGGCCAACGCACCGCTGCTGCTCGGTCTGCTGGGCGTCTGGTACGGCAACTTCTTCGACGCCCAGTCGCACGCGGTGCTGCCGTACTCGCACTACCTGTCCAAGTTCACCGCCTATCTCCAGCAGCTGGACATGGAGTCCAACGGCAAGTCGGTGGACCGCGACGGGCACCCGGTGCAGTGGCAGACCGGCCCCGTGGTGTGGGGCACCCCGGGCACCAACGGGCAGCACGCCTACTACCAGCTCATCCACCAGGGCACCAAGCTGATCCCGGCCGACCTCATCGGCTTCGCGAACCCGGTCGCCGAGCTGAGCGACGAGCTCAAGGCTCAGCACGACCTGCTGATGGCCAACCTGTTCGCGCAGGGCCAGGCGCTCGCCTTCGGCAAGACGGAGGAGGAGGTGCGCGCGGAGGGCGTGCCCGAGGAGCAGGTGCCGCACCGCACCTTCAAGGGCAACCACCCCACCACCACGATCCTGGCCACCGAGCCGACCCCGTCGGTCCTCGGCCAGCTCATCGCCCTCTACGAGCACAAGGTGTTCGTGCAGGGCGCGATCTGGAACATCGACTCCTTCGACCAGTGGGGTGTCGAACTCGGCAAGGTGCTCGCCAAGCGCGTCGAGCCCGCCCTCACCCGGGGCGCCGACGTCCCCGGCCTCGACCCGTCCACCGCCGCCCTCGTGGCCGCCTACCGCACGCTCAAGAACGCTCAGGAAGAAGTGAACTGA